AAGTCGATCACTCTGAATGTTAGAAACTGGAAGGAGAAAGATTAGATGATGTTGGAGTGGATTTATTGCCCTCTTGTCACAATGTCCAGCATTTATTTTGTAATATTACATAATCTCCCGTTTCAAATTTGGCCACTAGCAATACTGCTGTTACTATCACCAACGCAATAAACGCTAAGATTTCTACCGCTGTTATATTACTAAGAAATTGTATCATGACTAACATATTACTTTTCCTCTCTTAGAACTATTACAACTAATAATAACCAAATAATAAAACTCATACTACTGCTGATTGACAGACACTGGTATTATTTTCATTGCGTCCAAAGCAAGTCATTACTTTATATTACATTAAATTTACCATATTATGGCCAAAACAGACGCCAAAGGGAGCGACTGAGTCACAAAACTTTTTATTTGAagcaaataaatcaaatatacacACACCCCTTGTAGGAGCAGAACTCTTAAAACGAAGCTGACTTCGCCTGTTGAATTTATTTAGGAGTTCAATATACAGGAGCTTATTAGTTAAGACTGGGGGCGGTGGTAGCGGGTCTCCTCCCCAAGATATACGGGCCAATCGGGCGCCGCTCTTCAGGTGACGAGCCGATAAAGTGTGACTGCAGGAGCGCCGACGTTCGGAAACTCTCTGGCGATTTGGGAATAACTGTGGGCAGGGAGGCTCTGTGCTTTCAGTCCGCGAAAGTCCGCAGGAGAAAGCGCTCGCAAAACCGCATCGGTACAAGACTTGCATGTCAGTCTCCGGGGTGCCGAGAATCTCAGCCGACTTTCAAAGGGACATCTGAGATTTTTTTCGAAAACTTTTTCTTTTGGAGAAATTACAGTTTGACGCTTTATACTCATTCTTTAAAGACAACTTTTAATAACTtaatattttgcaaaaaaaaaaagttttttcccccattttttttctcagccGTACCAGgctttttcgtttttttttagaGTTTATTTCCTCTGTATTTGTGCATCCCATAATTTTTTCGCATGAATCTACTCGatccatttctgaaaatgtcagACGAGCAAGATAAGTGCCTTTCTGACGCCCCCAGCCCCAGCATGTCGGAGGACTCCGCGGGATCCCCCTGCCCCTCCGGATCTGGCTCCGACACAGAGAACACTCGACCCTCCGAGAACAGCATGATTGGACCCGACGGTCAGAGGGTAGACTTCAAGAAGGACGAGGAAGACAAGTTCCCCTTGTGCATCCGAGAGGCGGTGTCCCAGGTGCTGAAGGGCTACGACTGGACTCTGGTCCCGATGCCCGTCAGGGTGAACGGCACCAGCAAGAACAAACCGCACGTCAAGAGACCGATGAACGCCTTCATGGTGTGGGCTCAGGCTGCGCGGAGGAAGCTGGCGGACCAGTATCCACACCTACACAACGCGGAGCTCAGCAAGACTTTGGGCAAACTTTGGAGGTAGGTTTCCCGTCCCGTTTCAGCCGGCTGAGACTGCTGCAGTTGGACCAAGTTTGGTGCGCCGTCGCGGAGTCCAAGAACGATGCTTTATATGGTTATGTGCAGTTTTGAATGAGTTCATATAGTCATTTGGCCTCTATTTGTGCATTTGTTTTATTCTAATATAAAACTCTGTCATGCATGCATTTGAAAATCATGCTGATTCAAACGAAGCGATGTAAGCCCCGTTCTTCGTATCACCAGCTTCCAGACAGAGTGCACTTGGCATCAGTTTGCGGTTCGCGTTTAGAAACGGGTTTCTGGACCCCAATCCGTGTATAACATTAAGAGATTTCCGGTTAATCTCTAAATTCGCCTAAAGCATGGCAAACGAGGTCGGTTTCCCTGCTGCCTCCGCCAACTTCTCCGTCTTCCAGGTTGCTCAACGAGGGGGAAAAGCGCCCGTTCGTGGAGGAGGCTGAGCGCCTCCGGGTGCAGCACAAGAAGGATCACCCTGACTACAAATACCAGCCGCGGCGCAGGAAGTCAGTGAAGAACGGTCAGGGCGAGGCGGAGGACGGCGTCGAGCAGACGCACATCTCCCCCAACGCGATCTTCAAggcgctgcagcaggcggaCTCGCCCGCCTCCAGCATGGGCGAAGTGCACTCTCCTGGAGAGCACTCCGGTAGGGCTTCCCACcggcatgcatatatatatatatatatatatatatatatatactagaaatggtgtatgtgtatatatacatggtgtgtgtgtgtgtagctagTGTAAAGGATACTAATGAAAGTATTCATGGGTGTCTCTAAATTATATCCCAAGCCGAGAGAGATTCTAACCATaatatacatgcatatataaatcattaaaagctttatggGGGTTATCGTGTAAACATAACACCTGTCTTTACTCTGCCGATTTatgacccacccccacccccggcccGCATGGTGAAAACTTTGTATAACAGCCCTCCCAGTAACTCATAAAGCTTATCTCTCCCTTTCCGATATTCAAAGAAACACCCTTATTGGCTTTTATGCTTTGGACGTCGTGCCTTTTTACTGATTAATGCCTTCATTATTTTTTCCCCTCCAATCTTCCACTCGCAGGCCAGTCCCAGgggccccccacaccccccaccacccccaaaaCAGATGTGCAGACTGGCAAGGTTGACCTGAAGAGGGaggggcgccccctgcaggagggGGCCGGCCGTCAGCTGAACATCGACTTCCGGGATGTAGACATTGGCGAGCTGAGCAATGACGTCATCTCCCATATCGAGACGTTCGACGTCAACGAGTTCGACCAGTACCTCCCTCCTAACGGTCATCCTGGGGCACCAGTCAGCGGCACGGGCCATGGGGCTGGGGCTGCAGTCTCGTACGGGGGCAGCTACAGCATGGCTGCCACACCCCCAGCCTCCCAGGCCGGCTCGGCAGGCAGCGGTGGCAGTGCACATGGCTGGATgtccaagcagcagcagcagcagcatccCCTGCCCAGCCTGGGCGGAGAGCAGGGGCAGACCCAGCAGAGGGCCCCACACATCAAGACGGAGCAACTGAGTCCCAGCCACTACAGCGAGCAGCCGGGCTCCCCCCAGCATGTCAG
The sequence above is a segment of the Brienomyrus brachyistius isolate T26 chromosome 5, BBRACH_0.4, whole genome shotgun sequence genome. Coding sequences within it:
- the sox9a gene encoding transcription factor SOX-9a codes for the protein MNLLDPFLKMSDEQDKCLSDAPSPSMSEDSAGSPCPSGSGSDTENTRPSENSMIGPDGQRVDFKKDEEDKFPLCIREAVSQVLKGYDWTLVPMPVRVNGTSKNKPHVKRPMNAFMVWAQAARRKLADQYPHLHNAELSKTLGKLWRLLNEGEKRPFVEEAERLRVQHKKDHPDYKYQPRRRKSVKNGQGEAEDGVEQTHISPNAIFKALQQADSPASSMGEVHSPGEHSGQSQGPPTPPTTPKTDVQTGKVDLKREGRPLQEGAGRQLNIDFRDVDIGELSNDVISHIETFDVNEFDQYLPPNGHPGAPVSGTGHGAGAAVSYGGSYSMAATPPASQAGSAGSGGSAHGWMSKQQQQQHPLPSLGGEQGQTQQRAPHIKTEQLSPSHYSEQPGSPQHVSYGSFSLQHYTTYPAITRSQYDYSDHQGGATGSSTYYSHASGQGSGLYSTFSYMSPGQRPMYTPIADSAGVPTVGQTTHSPQHWEQQPVYTQLSRP